One Deefgea tanakiae genomic region harbors:
- a CDS encoding putative bifunctional diguanylate cyclase/phosphodiesterase, which translates to MKKPFLVFTPRFLQRFSAKVGVYFLFAIAMSLGLFLSVLMLQSGDRVNAITQPLVTRLVPALHDISDLKTLITERQVILNQYFAYGLSQKQFKEKLQISNQRIQTLIDKAKSKWKTEPQHIALVASFENSKLVAEQLDQIMSAPTPDLDEARALLVENTIDTRNMLDQLDEAFMLASQNIKRAGQVSAQEVQDMIRLVLTYSLVILIIAILVAYYIHARQRAENRLAYAARHDRLTDLLNRSVFESDLANLNQQPHAAILISIDRFQRVLGGLGYEAGDELVVAVKDRLLPIVKQMGGTLYRFEGTHFAALFALNQPNYPQNLLPYQALLNALNEAIHVAGHELFATLSMGGAMYPKDGDNAITLIRNMDAALEVVQAQGGNASQCYNLEMNARAVERLALEAELRHAVERDELLLYFQPQTLIPSLKVIGVECLIRWQHQGKLVPPFEFIPLAEESGLIIPIGEWILRTACQQAKAWQVQGMPLVVAINISARQFQHPKFFALVKQVLTETAVDPQLIELEITEGVVMQDADHTIELLQRLRGLGVMLSIDDFGTGYSSLSYLKRFPINKLKIDQSFVRDMDSDQGDAAIVEAIIRLGHSLGLTVIAEGVETAAHLAALAQLECDELQGYYFSRPLAPADAQAFLHKKLLPESTQSV; encoded by the coding sequence ATGAAAAAACCATTCCTTGTTTTTACGCCCCGATTTTTGCAGCGCTTTTCTGCCAAAGTCGGGGTTTATTTTTTGTTTGCGATTGCGATGTCTTTGGGATTGTTTCTGAGCGTGTTGATGCTGCAAAGTGGCGACCGCGTCAATGCCATTACCCAGCCTTTGGTCACGCGTTTAGTGCCAGCACTGCACGATATTAGCGATTTAAAAACGCTGATTACCGAGCGCCAGGTCATTTTGAATCAGTATTTTGCTTATGGCTTGAGCCAAAAGCAGTTTAAAGAAAAACTCCAAATCAGTAATCAGCGTATTCAAACACTCATCGACAAAGCCAAATCGAAATGGAAAACCGAGCCGCAACACATCGCACTGGTCGCATCGTTTGAAAATTCTAAACTCGTTGCCGAACAGCTCGATCAAATTATGTCGGCCCCCACACCCGACTTGGATGAAGCGCGGGCGCTTTTGGTAGAAAATACCATCGATACCCGAAATATGCTTGATCAGCTCGACGAAGCATTTATGCTGGCCAGTCAAAACATCAAGCGGGCAGGGCAGGTATCAGCGCAAGAAGTGCAGGACATGATTCGTTTGGTGCTGACCTATAGTTTGGTTATTTTAATTATCGCCATTTTAGTGGCCTACTACATTCATGCTCGGCAACGCGCAGAAAATAGACTTGCATATGCCGCGCGCCATGATCGTTTGACTGATTTACTCAACCGCAGTGTTTTTGAATCTGATCTTGCCAATTTGAATCAGCAGCCACATGCGGCGATTTTGATTTCCATCGACCGCTTTCAACGCGTATTGGGCGGTTTGGGTTATGAGGCTGGCGATGAGCTGGTGGTCGCCGTAAAAGATCGGCTGCTACCCATCGTGAAGCAAATGGGCGGTACGCTGTATCGCTTTGAAGGCACGCATTTTGCCGCTTTGTTTGCGTTAAACCAGCCTAATTACCCACAAAATTTATTGCCCTATCAGGCTTTATTAAATGCACTTAATGAGGCGATTCATGTCGCAGGACACGAGCTATTCGCCACGCTGAGTATGGGTGGCGCGATGTATCCCAAAGATGGTGATAACGCGATTACTTTAATCCGAAATATGGATGCCGCACTGGAAGTGGTGCAGGCGCAAGGCGGTAATGCATCGCAATGCTATAACCTAGAAATGAATGCGCGAGCTGTGGAGCGATTGGCCTTGGAGGCCGAGCTGCGCCATGCGGTTGAGCGCGATGAATTGCTGCTGTATTTTCAGCCGCAAACCTTGATTCCTAGCCTCAAGGTTATCGGTGTGGAATGTTTAATTCGCTGGCAACATCAAGGCAAGCTGGTGCCGCCTTTTGAATTTATCCCCTTGGCCGAAGAGTCTGGCCTGATTATTCCGATTGGCGAGTGGATTTTACGTACCGCCTGCCAGCAAGCAAAAGCGTGGCAAGTGCAAGGCATGCCCTTGGTGGTGGCGATTAATATTTCGGCACGCCAATTTCAGCACCCCAAGTTTTTTGCTTTGGTGAAGCAAGTGTTGACCGAAACAGCGGTTGATCCGCAACTGATCGAGCTAGAAATCACTGAGGGCGTGGTAATGCAAGACGCCGATCATACGATTGAGCTGCTGCAACGCTTGCGTGGTTTGGGCGTGATGCTGTCGATTGATGATTTTGGCACTGGCTATTCCAGCCTTTCTTACTTAAAACGCTTCCCGATTAACAAGCTCAAAATTGACCAAAGTTTTGTGCGTGATATGGATAGCGATCAGGGCGATGCGGCGATTGTTGAGGCCATTATTCGCCTCGGTCATAGCCTTGGACTGACCGTCATTGCCGAAGGCGTTGAAACAGCAGCGCATTTGGCTGCGTTGGCGCAATTGGAGTGTGATGAATTACAAGGCTATTATTTTTCCCGACCGTTAGCGCCGGCCGATGCGCAGGCTTTCTTGCATAAAAAATTACTGCCTGAGTCAACTCAATCGGTCTAA
- a CDS encoding BCCT family transporter — protein MTTSTLSNRTTFCWPVVLPSMALVLALLLFSIFSPGDTEQIFITSKAWVTQYFSWFYTLVVAAFVTLLIGIAISRYGKIRLGPDDAEPEFKFSSWIAMLFAAGMGVGLMYFGVGEPIQHLISPPTAQVGTPAAAREAMLMTFFHWGIHAWAIYGVVGLVLAYFGFRYNLPLTVRSGLYPILKDKINGPWGHAVDVFALCGTIFGIATTLGYGVLQLSAGLSHVTGWNFGGIHMQLGLIAAVVVLAGLSAASGVGKGVRILSELNLGLAIALVGFVLIAGPTLYLLGAFSENIGNYLANIVQLTFRNFTYEAANSEGWYQGWTILYWAWWISWAPFVGMFIARISRGRTIREFIIGVLLIPATFNFLWMTVFGNAAIWIDTHVAMGALSATAGNVDALLFTFLDYLPFAGLSSALAITLISIFFITSADSGAMVIDNIASRGDPKSPVWQRLFWAVVLGVVAGCLLTAGGLKALQAMTIVAALPFAVVMLLLCWGLLKGLRADELHSRQKLSHASNFWNGKLWRKRLAQILRQPDQADVHRFFAETVTPAMYLIEQELTQRGVKARVQFIDDDTMQLVVEQDRLRDFVYGVKCTQQAVPDFALANEALPLSSQPVTFEPTTYFVDGRKGYDIQYFTEEEMLADILKQYERHLSLSLNADAALLQHAPSHR, from the coding sequence ATGACGACGTCTACTTTATCAAACCGCACTACATTTTGCTGGCCGGTCGTTTTACCAAGTATGGCGCTGGTGCTGGCGCTGTTGTTGTTTTCGATTTTTTCTCCGGGTGACACGGAGCAGATTTTTATTACCAGTAAGGCATGGGTTACGCAGTATTTTTCTTGGTTTTACACCCTTGTGGTAGCCGCTTTTGTAACTTTACTGATCGGGATTGCGATCAGTCGCTACGGTAAAATTCGTCTTGGCCCAGACGATGCCGAGCCTGAGTTTAAGTTTTCTTCATGGATTGCCATGTTGTTTGCCGCAGGTATGGGCGTGGGGCTAATGTATTTCGGCGTTGGCGAGCCAATACAGCATTTAATTTCGCCACCGACTGCACAAGTTGGTACACCTGCCGCGGCGCGTGAAGCAATGTTGATGACCTTTTTCCACTGGGGCATTCATGCGTGGGCGATTTATGGCGTAGTGGGTTTGGTGCTGGCTTATTTTGGTTTTCGCTACAACTTGCCGCTGACCGTTCGGTCTGGCCTCTATCCAATTCTAAAAGACAAAATCAATGGCCCTTGGGGGCATGCGGTCGACGTATTTGCGCTGTGTGGGACGATTTTCGGGATTGCGACAACCCTAGGCTATGGCGTCTTGCAATTGTCGGCCGGGCTAAGCCATGTGACGGGTTGGAATTTTGGCGGGATTCATATGCAGCTGGGTTTGATTGCTGCGGTGGTGGTCTTGGCGGGCTTATCGGCAGCCTCTGGCGTTGGCAAGGGCGTAAGAATTTTGAGTGAGTTGAATTTGGGTTTGGCGATCGCCTTGGTGGGCTTTGTGTTGATTGCGGGCCCCACTTTGTATTTGCTCGGTGCTTTTAGTGAAAACATCGGTAATTATTTGGCGAATATCGTTCAACTCACCTTCCGCAACTTTACCTATGAAGCGGCCAATTCCGAAGGCTGGTATCAAGGCTGGACGATTCTGTATTGGGCGTGGTGGATTTCTTGGGCACCTTTTGTAGGGATGTTTATTGCGCGTATTTCACGTGGTCGTACGATTCGAGAATTTATTATTGGCGTACTATTGATCCCGGCAACGTTCAATTTCTTGTGGATGACCGTGTTTGGCAATGCCGCAATTTGGATTGATACCCATGTGGCAATGGGCGCATTGAGCGCAACGGCTGGCAATGTCGATGCGCTGTTGTTTACGTTTTTGGATTACTTGCCATTTGCGGGTCTGAGCTCTGCTTTGGCAATTACTTTGATTTCGATTTTCTTTATCACCTCGGCCGATTCGGGGGCGATGGTGATTGATAATATCGCCAGCCGTGGCGACCCTAAATCTCCTGTTTGGCAGCGACTCTTTTGGGCTGTCGTGTTGGGTGTTGTGGCTGGATGTTTGCTGACTGCGGGTGGACTCAAAGCTTTGCAAGCGATGACCATTGTGGCCGCTCTGCCGTTTGCGGTTGTGATGTTGCTCTTGTGCTGGGGTTTACTCAAAGGCTTGCGCGCCGATGAATTGCATTCACGACAAAAGCTCTCGCATGCGAGTAATTTCTGGAATGGTAAATTGTGGCGCAAACGTTTGGCGCAGATTCTGCGCCAGCCTGATCAGGCCGATGTGCATCGCTTTTTTGCTGAAACCGTGACGCCTGCGATGTATTTAATCGAGCAAGAACTAACGCAGCGCGGCGTTAAAGCCCGCGTTCAGTTTATCGATGACGATACGATGCAGCTGGTGGTGGAGCAAGATCGATTGCGTGATTTTGTGTACGGTGTGAAGTGTACCCAGCAGGCGGTGCCTGATTTTGCTTTGGCCAATGAGGCATTGCCTTTATCCAGCCAGCCAGTGACGTTTGAACCGACGACTTACTTTGTCGATGGTCGTAAGGGCTACGATATTCAGTACTTCACCGAAGAAGAAATGCTGGCCGATATTTTGAAACAATACGAGCGGCACTTGAGTCTGTCGCTCAACGCCGATGCAGCCTTGTTGCAGCATGCGCCATCGCATCGTTAA
- a CDS encoding SlyX family protein translates to MESRITELEIRLALQDDLLDDLNQIIARQQQQIDQLRKDLRYLQERSGGQEQGGRSLLDEIPPHY, encoded by the coding sequence ATGGAGTCGCGTATCACCGAATTAGAAATCCGCCTTGCTTTGCAAGATGACCTGCTCGACGATCTGAATCAAATCATTGCGCGGCAGCAACAGCAAATCGATCAGTTGCGCAAAGATTTGCGCTACTTACAAGAACGCAGCGGCGGTCAAGAGCAAGGTGGACGCAGCCTGCTGGATGAAATTCCACCGCACTATTGA
- a CDS encoding substrate-binding periplasmic protein has product MRYKMLLVACAVWFNFAQAADLVGFTEEFAPFNYTENGQNKGLANEIIDRITAKTGLRVERKVFPWLRAIEGNQALDNSLLFTTVRTPERESKFLWVGPFDNCEIWLIKLKSRKDVMANNLEQAKQYRVGAPRGSAGNSLLLSKGFKEDKLDLSLDEERNIRKLYAGRFDYSVGMIVPHYAVAKKLKLPVADLEPVLRLEKGLGCYFAFNPKVEPKLFQRFSDAFSDLEKSGELEKIRDAFLN; this is encoded by the coding sequence ATGCGATATAAAATGCTGCTGGTGGCGTGTGCTGTGTGGTTCAATTTTGCGCAAGCGGCAGATTTAGTGGGGTTTACAGAAGAGTTCGCACCGTTTAATTACACAGAAAATGGCCAAAACAAAGGCTTGGCCAATGAAATCATCGACCGCATTACCGCCAAAACAGGCTTGCGCGTTGAGCGTAAAGTATTTCCTTGGCTGCGGGCTATCGAGGGCAACCAAGCACTCGACAATAGCTTGTTGTTTACGACAGTGCGAACCCCTGAGCGTGAGTCAAAGTTTCTGTGGGTTGGCCCGTTTGATAATTGTGAGATTTGGTTGATCAAGCTGAAAAGCCGCAAGGATGTAATGGCCAATAATCTTGAGCAGGCCAAACAGTACCGCGTGGGGGCACCAAGAGGTTCGGCTGGTAATAGTTTATTGCTTAGCAAGGGCTTTAAAGAGGACAAACTCGACTTGAGCTTGGATGAGGAGCGCAATATTCGGAAGCTTTATGCGGGGCGCTTTGATTATTCTGTCGGAATGATTGTGCCGCATTATGCGGTGGCAAAAAAATTGAAGCTACCCGTGGCTGATCTAGAGCCGGTACTTCGCTTGGAAAAGGGCTTGGGCTGCTATTTTGCGTTTAATCCTAAAGTTGAGCCTAAATTGTTTCAGCGTTTTTCTGACGCATTTAGCGATTTGGAGAAAAGTGGCGAGTTGGAAAAAATCCGTGATGCGTTCTTAAACTGA
- the creB gene encoding two-component system response regulator CreB, whose product MNPHIVLIEDEPAIADTLRFALERDGLSVTWCALARDGEIAAQQADLVILDIGLPDDSGLEVLKRLRKSSEIPVLLLTARAEEFDRILGLELGADDYVVKPFSPREVAARVKTILKRSQKSSTYSQPSIDNHLFQHDTQAKRVQFAGQNLTLTPSEYRLLITLLAHPGHVFSRSQLLDALGEAAEDSFERTIDSHIKSLRAKLRTIRPDLDTIATHRGFGYALEKR is encoded by the coding sequence ATGAATCCGCACATCGTATTAATCGAAGACGAACCCGCCATTGCCGACACACTGCGCTTTGCACTGGAGCGCGATGGATTAAGTGTTACGTGGTGCGCGCTCGCGCGTGATGGCGAAATCGCCGCTCAGCAGGCCGACTTGGTCATTTTGGATATTGGTCTGCCCGATGACAGCGGCCTAGAAGTGCTTAAACGGCTGCGCAAAAGCAGCGAAATACCCGTGCTCCTGCTCACCGCGCGAGCCGAGGAATTTGATCGGATTTTGGGTTTGGAACTCGGTGCCGATGATTACGTCGTCAAACCCTTTAGCCCGCGCGAAGTAGCAGCACGCGTCAAGACGATTTTAAAACGCAGTCAAAAATCATCAACGTATAGCCAGCCAAGCATTGATAATCATCTATTTCAACACGATACTCAAGCCAAACGCGTACAGTTTGCTGGGCAAAATCTAACGCTCACGCCATCTGAATATCGCCTCTTGATTACGCTTCTCGCGCATCCCGGCCATGTATTTAGCCGCAGCCAATTGCTCGACGCGCTGGGCGAAGCCGCCGAAGATAGCTTTGAGCGCACCATCGACAGCCACATCAAAAGCCTACGTGCCAAACTGCGAACCATCCGCCCCGACCTCGACACCATCGCGACACATCGCGGGTTTGGGTATGCGTTGGAGAAACGTTGA
- the creC gene encoding two-component system sensor histidine kinase CreC produces MRFSLRIFFGYFLLVSLLAAYVLSLVKDEIKPAVRQSSEEVLVDAANLLAELIQPDFAAGRLDDGRFARAMQQFAARNPQAKVWGVARDKTFLRVYVTDAKGIVKLDSSGQSIGQDYSQWRDVALTLRGQYGARSTLADAKDPLSTIMHVAAPIKDGDKIIGVLTVARPNWAMQPFIERSEGKLWRAGIVLLLVGLGIGALFSWWLSHGITQLTRFAKDVSAGQTAEIPTFTANRELTTLAEALGAMREKLEGKAYVENYVHGLTHELKSPLAGIRGAAEILFDEGRALNEADHARFVGHIRVESDRMQQIVDRLLQLATLEARHGLKEAALCNLYDLIHEVITVLSPQAGTRQIQLIACDGLQSQSIKAEAFLLKQAIRNLLQNALDFTPDGERIQVQLVSKGISTQIRLINDGESIPDYALERLFERFYSLPRPSTGQKSTGLGLALTRTIVELHGGTVKIANVDGGVEAVIELPNA; encoded by the coding sequence ATGCGCTTTTCACTTCGGATTTTCTTTGGTTATTTCCTGCTGGTGAGCTTGCTGGCGGCTTATGTGCTGAGTTTGGTGAAAGACGAAATCAAACCTGCGGTGCGGCAATCAAGTGAAGAGGTGTTGGTCGATGCGGCGAATTTGCTGGCTGAATTAATTCAGCCCGATTTTGCCGCGGGGCGGCTTGATGATGGGCGCTTTGCGCGGGCGATGCAGCAATTCGCTGCGCGCAATCCACAAGCTAAAGTGTGGGGCGTGGCGCGGGATAAGACGTTTTTACGCGTGTATGTGACCGACGCGAAAGGCATCGTCAAACTGGATTCCAGTGGGCAATCGATTGGCCAAGATTACAGCCAATGGCGCGATGTGGCTTTGACGTTGCGCGGCCAATATGGTGCACGCAGTACCTTGGCCGATGCCAAAGATCCACTTTCCACCATCATGCATGTGGCCGCGCCGATCAAGGACGGCGACAAAATCATCGGTGTGCTCACCGTGGCGCGCCCCAATTGGGCAATGCAACCGTTTATCGAGCGCTCAGAGGGCAAATTGTGGCGCGCTGGCATCGTGCTGCTGCTGGTTGGCCTCGGTATCGGTGCGCTATTTTCATGGTGGCTCAGCCACGGCATCACCCAATTAACGCGCTTTGCCAAAGACGTGAGCGCTGGCCAAACCGCAGAAATTCCCACCTTTACCGCCAACCGCGAGTTGACGACGCTGGCCGAAGCGCTTGGCGCTATGCGCGAAAAGTTAGAGGGCAAGGCGTATGTTGAAAACTATGTACACGGCTTAACGCATGAGCTGAAATCACCGTTGGCGGGCATCCGTGGTGCAGCTGAAATTTTATTTGATGAAGGCCGCGCACTCAATGAGGCGGATCATGCACGTTTTGTTGGCCACATCCGCGTCGAAAGCGACCGGATGCAGCAAATTGTTGACCGTTTGCTGCAATTGGCGACGCTGGAAGCACGACATGGCCTCAAAGAGGCTGCGCTTTGTAATCTTTATGATTTGATTCACGAAGTGATTACCGTACTGAGTCCCCAAGCAGGAACGCGGCAGATTCAATTGATTGCCTGCGATGGCCTCCAATCGCAGAGTATTAAGGCCGAGGCATTTTTATTGAAGCAGGCGATCCGTAATTTGCTACAAAACGCACTCGACTTCACTCCCGATGGAGAGCGTATCCAAGTCCAATTAGTTAGCAAGGGTATATCTACGCAGATCAGATTAATAAACGACGGTGAATCGATACCCGACTATGCACTTGAACGACTCTTTGAGCGATTTTATTCTCTGCCCCGCCCAAGCACAGGGCAAAAAAGTACTGGCCTTGGCTTGGCGCTGACCCGCACCATTGTTGAGCTGCATGGCGGTACGGTAAAAATTGCGAATGTCGATGGCGGCGTCGAAGCGGTGATCGAGTTGCCCAACGCTTAG
- the creD gene encoding cell envelope integrity protein CreD encodes MKTQWKIVTAVALMVGMLFALNLVRSLVFERQQRAQEVRAEIAQFSAGEQTVKGPFLVLPLTETISTLIEKQTPEGKVSEWLETQNQRNIILSPEQFAANGRLAVESLKRGIFEAPIYRGDLILSGKFALPALSDFERTASSSREKVSTQWGQAYLTISLSDVRGIQNLHGTLAGSSMTFAPGTAGAMGSGVHAPITLSEAAHSIDFKLNLKLGGTTQLLIEPIGKESHVALSGNWPHPSFSGNFAPIERSVTAQGFTARWQTSQLATGGSNASAKCGDSTCPSASLGLRLIDPVDRYVLNERTLKYAELFVLVLFGAVFLMSVMKKIAIHPVQYALVGAALALFFLLTLSLSEHVGFIKAYWIAAGASTLLLGYYVSFVLAAWQRGLGFAIVLAALYGLLFGILQSEDMALLMGSLTLFGLLSGVMVLTRKLDWQGLSSTSAPKHSADLV; translated from the coding sequence ATGAAAACGCAATGGAAAATCGTCACTGCGGTGGCGCTGATGGTGGGGATGCTGTTTGCGCTCAATTTGGTGCGCAGCTTGGTGTTTGAGCGGCAACAGCGGGCGCAGGAAGTACGCGCCGAGATTGCGCAATTTAGCGCAGGTGAACAAACGGTGAAGGGGCCATTTCTGGTGCTGCCGCTCACTGAAACGATCTCGACGCTGATCGAAAAACAAACCCCAGAGGGCAAAGTCAGCGAATGGCTAGAAACACAAAACCAGCGCAATATTATTCTCAGCCCCGAGCAATTTGCAGCCAATGGGCGCTTGGCGGTAGAGAGCCTCAAGCGCGGAATCTTTGAAGCGCCCATCTATCGCGGCGATCTAATTTTGAGCGGCAAATTTGCTTTACCTGCGCTCAGCGATTTCGAGCGAACTGCAAGCTCTAGCCGTGAAAAAGTGAGCACTCAATGGGGGCAAGCGTATCTCACGATAAGCTTGTCGGACGTGCGTGGCATTCAAAATCTACATGGCACGCTGGCAGGTAGTTCGATGACGTTTGCGCCCGGTACGGCAGGCGCGATGGGCAGTGGCGTGCATGCGCCAATTACACTGAGCGAGGCAGCGCACAGCATCGATTTCAAACTCAATCTCAAACTGGGCGGCACAACGCAGCTATTAATTGAGCCGATTGGTAAAGAAAGTCATGTGGCGCTGTCCGGCAATTGGCCACACCCGAGCTTTAGCGGCAATTTTGCGCCCATTGAGCGTTCGGTGACTGCGCAAGGCTTTACGGCGCGCTGGCAAACCAGCCAACTGGCCACCGGCGGCAGCAATGCCTCGGCCAAATGTGGCGATTCGACGTGCCCTAGTGCTTCGCTGGGTCTGCGCTTGATTGATCCGGTTGATCGCTATGTGCTGAATGAACGGACTTTGAAATACGCCGAACTCTTTGTGCTAGTGCTTTTTGGCGCGGTGTTTTTGATGTCGGTGATGAAGAAAATCGCGATTCATCCGGTGCAATATGCTTTGGTTGGCGCAGCGCTAGCGCTGTTTTTCTTGCTGACTTTGTCGTTGTCAGAGCATGTCGGCTTTATTAAAGCGTATTGGATCGCCGCAGGCGCATCGACCTTGCTGCTCGGCTATTACGTGAGCTTTGTGCTGGCAGCATGGCAACGCGGCCTTGGCTTTGCCATCGTGTTGGCTGCGCTCTATGGTCTGCTGTTTGGGATTTTACAATCCGAAGACATGGCATTGCTGATGGGCAGCTTGACCTTGTTTGGCTTATTGAGCGGCGTGATGGTCTTAACGCGTAAACTGGATTGGCAAGGATTAAGCTCAACGAGCGCACCAAAACATAGTGCCGATTTGGTGTAA
- a CDS encoding arsenate reductase ArsC, producing MQHYNILFICTANASRSQMAEAIVNHFAKDKFTAYSAGSKATGVVNPLAIATLQHFGLATASLRSKSWNEFLSPNAPQMDFIFTLCDSAAGESCPTWPGLPMIAHWGVADPSLPYKEEDRRKAFHDAFVIIKHRIDLLTALPFEKLEHLALQHHIREIGGQASTSS from the coding sequence TTGCAACACTACAATATTTTATTCATCTGCACTGCCAACGCAAGCCGTAGCCAAATGGCTGAAGCGATTGTTAATCATTTTGCCAAAGATAAGTTCACCGCCTACAGTGCGGGCAGCAAAGCCACCGGCGTGGTCAATCCACTCGCCATTGCAACCCTCCAACATTTTGGTCTGGCTACGGCTTCATTGCGCAGCAAAAGTTGGAATGAGTTTCTCTCCCCGAACGCGCCACAAATGGATTTTATTTTTACTTTATGTGATTCGGCTGCTGGAGAATCTTGCCCAACATGGCCGGGCTTACCGATGATTGCGCATTGGGGGGTTGCTGATCCTAGCCTGCCGTACAAAGAAGAAGACCGCCGCAAAGCATTTCACGATGCCTTTGTCATCATCAAACACCGCATCGATTTACTCACCGCATTGCCGTTCGAGAAATTAGAGCACCTCGCACTACAGCACCACATTCGCGAAATTGGCGGTCAAGCAAGTACATCAAGCTAA
- a CDS encoding chromate resistance protein ChrB domain-containing protein has protein sequence MRAWRTLKSSGAAVLRDGVYLMPAHETCRQTLGTIASYVQTAGGSAHVLNIDQPEADEFSHLFDRTEDYAALLAEIAKISLSADTARDAIKQARKQRKTFAALCEIDFFPNEAQKQTDAALKALELALARALSPDEPYAIDGEVTRLLLSEYQGRTWATRRRPWVDRLASAWLIRRFIDPAATFIWLELPTDCPADALGFDFDGARFSHIGHRVTFEVLLESFGFEAANLKRLGALVHYLDVGGIAPPESVGIESVLAGLREAIHDDDQLLQTASAVFDGLLTTFATGSAQHE, from the coding sequence ATGCGGGCTTGGCGCACGCTTAAATCTTCCGGGGCCGCAGTACTACGCGACGGGGTTTATTTAATGCCTGCCCATGAAACTTGCAGGCAAACGTTAGGCACTATCGCAAGCTACGTTCAGACCGCTGGCGGTTCTGCCCACGTGCTTAACATCGATCAACCTGAAGCCGATGAATTCAGTCATCTATTCGACCGCACTGAAGACTATGCCGCTTTGCTCGCTGAAATCGCCAAAATCAGCCTAAGCGCTGATACCGCACGCGATGCCATCAAGCAAGCGCGTAAACAGCGCAAAACGTTTGCAGCCTTATGCGAAATCGACTTTTTCCCGAATGAAGCCCAAAAGCAAACCGATGCAGCGCTAAAAGCGTTGGAATTGGCGCTAGCACGCGCCTTATCGCCCGATGAGCCTTATGCCATTGATGGCGAGGTGACACGGCTCTTGCTGAGTGAATACCAAGGCAGGACATGGGCGACTCGCCGCAGGCCATGGGTTGATCGCTTAGCCAGCGCTTGGTTGATTCGGCGCTTTATTGATCCCGCTGCAACATTCATCTGGCTTGAATTGCCGACTGATTGCCCTGCTGATGCTTTGGGCTTTGATTTTGATGGTGCGCGATTTAGCCACATTGGGCATCGCGTCACCTTTGAAGTGTTACTAGAAAGCTTTGGATTCGAAGCCGCCAATCTAAAACGACTGGGTGCTTTGGTGCATTACCTTGATGTGGGCGGCATTGCTCCGCCTGAATCGGTCGGCATTGAAAGCGTCTTAGCTGGACTACGCGAGGCCATTCACGATGACGATCAACTTTTACAGACTGCCAGCGCCGTTTTTGATGGGCTGCTCACTACTTTCGCAACAGGATCAGCTCAGCATGAATAA